Proteins encoded together in one Oceanobacillus iheyensis HTE831 window:
- a CDS encoding acyl-CoA thioesterase, whose product MLTVKTPIEVRYQETDQMGVVYHANYLVWFEIGRTKYIEAIGLKYNDMEKHGVVSPVIDANISFKRPIRYAEETHVETWLESYDGIRTVYGYKIINEQGKVAVEGTTTHTIVNKETFRPLSVRRTFPEWHKAYQEQLEGE is encoded by the coding sequence TTGTTAACAGTAAAAACACCAATAGAAGTACGTTATCAGGAAACCGATCAAATGGGAGTCGTATATCATGCAAACTATTTGGTTTGGTTTGAAATAGGAAGAACCAAGTATATAGAAGCGATAGGGTTAAAATACAATGATATGGAAAAACACGGGGTGGTTTCACCTGTTATTGATGCAAATATATCTTTTAAAAGACCAATTCGCTATGCAGAAGAAACTCATGTTGAAACGTGGTTAGAATCTTATGATGGGATTCGAACAGTTTATGGATATAAAATCATTAATGAACAAGGGAAAGTAGCTGTAGAAGGTACAACTACACATACAATTGTTAATAAAGAAACGTTCCGACCATTATCCGTTCGTAGGACTTTCCCAGAATGGCATAAAGCATATCAAGAACAGTTAGAAGGGGAATAG
- a CDS encoding redoxin domain-containing protein — translation MFKKIFGFMLLLVLVGLLLGNIIQSNYEDNHSDTDYHVTGDDNMEGGSIAPVDSVGLEPGDKAPDFELETLEGESFRLSDYQGKKVILNFWYTWCPPCKEEMPEMQEFYDDYKEEVEIVTVNMTEYEKTQQNVQDFIDEYDFTFTVPLDKNSEVSDLYTIYAAPSTYFIGTDGIVQQERKIGPMDYEFMQEMVEGIN, via the coding sequence TTGTTTAAGAAAATTTTTGGATTTATGCTTCTATTAGTATTAGTAGGGTTATTACTTGGTAATATTATTCAAAGTAATTACGAGGATAACCATTCCGATACCGATTATCATGTAACGGGTGATGATAATATGGAGGGTGGTTCTATTGCACCAGTGGATAGTGTCGGTCTTGAGCCGGGAGATAAAGCTCCTGATTTCGAGTTAGAAACATTAGAAGGGGAATCATTTCGTTTATCAGATTATCAGGGGAAAAAGGTAATCCTTAATTTTTGGTATACATGGTGCCCACCGTGCAAAGAAGAGATGCCAGAAATGCAAGAGTTTTATGATGATTATAAGGAAGAAGTCGAAATAGTAACGGTAAACATGACAGAATATGAAAAAACTCAACAAAACGTTCAAGATTTTATTGATGAGTATGATTTTACTTTTACGGTTCCATTAGATAAGAATTCAGAGGTGTCTGATTTATATACCATATACGCAGCACCGTCTACATACTTTATCGGGACGGATGGTATCGTTCAACAAGAAAGAAAAATTGGACCAATGGATTATGAATTTATGCAAGAAATGGTTGAGGGCATAAATTGA
- a CDS encoding FbpB family small basic protein, with product MSLKKKLNFEELVAENRKQILADRLIMEKIEQSMDQRMEQSIKKVQDQ from the coding sequence ATGTCTTTAAAGAAGAAACTGAATTTTGAAGAATTGGTAGCAGAAAATAGAAAGCAAATATTAGCTGATCGTTTAATAATGGAGAAAATTGAGCAATCAATGGATCAACGAATGGAGCAATCCATCAAGAAGGTCCAAGATCAATAA
- the acnA gene encoding aconitate hydratase AcnA, which translates to MTDNNAFNAKKQFELNGKKYNYYRLRNLEEAGKGKLDRLPFSVRVLLESLLRQHDGHQIKDEHVESLANWGTKKANGADVPFKPSRVILQDFTGVPAVVDLASLRKAMVDLGGEPNKINPEVPVDLVIDHSVQVDQYGTQNALKANMDLEFERNAERYEFLNWAQKAFNNYRAVPPATGIVHQVNLEYIANVVHALETEDGTYDAFPDTLVGTDSHTTMINGLGILGWGVGGIEAEAGMLGQPSYFPAPEVIGVKFTGTFPNGTTATDLALKVTQVLREQNVVGKFVEYFGPGLKDMPLADRATISNMAPEYGATCGFFPIDQESLDYLKLTGRDDELIALVEKYCKENDLWYDADQKDPEYTKVIEIDLSDLEPNLSGPKRPQDLIALSDMKKEFNKAITAPEGNQGFGMEKSEFDKEVTVNHPNGKESVMKTGALAIAAITSCTNTSNPYVMLGAGLVAKKAVEKGLEVPEYVKTSLAPGSKVVTRYLEDAGLQNYLDQLGFNLVGYGCTTCIGNSGPLREEIEQAIMDSDLIASSVLSGNRNFEGRIHPLVKANYLASPPLVVAYALAGTVDIDLSKEPLAKDKDGNDVYMNDIWPTLTEIKEEVQKVVTPEIFRKEYEDVFTSNDKWNEIDTTDEPLFEWDDDSTYIQNPPFFEGLSAEAGKVEALNNLRAVGLFGDSVTTDHISPAGAIAKDMPAGKFLQDKGVSPRNFNSYGSRRGNHEIMMRGTFANIRIRNLLAPGTEGGYTTYWPTGEIMPIYDAAMKYQEDGTGLVVIGGKDYGMGSSRDWAAKGTNLLGIKTVIAESFERIHRSNLVMMGVLPLQFDKGDSAKKLGLTGKESFDVQIDESVKPGDLVEVTATDEDGKVTKFNAVARFDSDVEIDYYRHGGILRMVLRDKVQV; encoded by the coding sequence ATGACTGACAACAATGCGTTTAACGCAAAGAAGCAGTTCGAATTAAACGGTAAAAAGTATAACTATTATCGTTTAAGAAACTTAGAAGAGGCTGGTAAGGGCAAGTTAGATCGTTTACCATTTTCTGTTCGTGTTCTTTTAGAATCATTGCTTCGTCAACATGATGGGCATCAAATTAAGGACGAACACGTAGAGTCTTTAGCGAACTGGGGAACAAAAAAGGCAAACGGGGCAGATGTTCCTTTTAAACCCTCACGTGTAATATTGCAAGATTTCACAGGTGTTCCAGCAGTGGTAGACCTTGCTTCTTTACGTAAAGCAATGGTAGATCTTGGTGGTGAGCCAAACAAAATCAATCCGGAAGTTCCAGTAGATCTAGTTATTGACCACTCGGTGCAAGTAGACCAATACGGAACTCAAAATGCATTAAAAGCAAATATGGATCTTGAGTTTGAGCGTAATGCAGAGCGTTATGAATTTCTTAACTGGGCACAAAAAGCATTTAATAACTACCGTGCAGTTCCACCTGCAACAGGTATTGTCCACCAGGTTAACTTAGAGTATATCGCTAACGTTGTGCATGCTTTAGAAACGGAAGATGGTACGTATGATGCATTTCCAGATACTTTAGTTGGTACCGATTCGCACACAACAATGATCAATGGTCTTGGTATTCTTGGTTGGGGTGTAGGTGGTATCGAAGCGGAAGCTGGCATGCTAGGGCAACCTTCTTACTTCCCAGCACCAGAGGTTATTGGTGTTAAATTTACAGGGACATTCCCTAACGGTACAACTGCTACAGACCTTGCTTTAAAAGTAACTCAAGTATTACGTGAGCAAAATGTAGTTGGTAAATTTGTGGAATACTTCGGACCTGGGTTAAAGGATATGCCACTTGCAGATCGTGCGACTATTTCTAACATGGCTCCAGAATATGGTGCAACTTGTGGTTTCTTCCCAATCGACCAAGAATCATTAGATTATTTGAAGCTTACTGGCCGTGACGATGAGCTAATCGCACTTGTCGAAAAGTATTGTAAAGAAAATGATTTATGGTATGATGCAGATCAAAAAGACCCTGAGTATACAAAAGTCATTGAAATTGACCTTTCTGATCTTGAACCAAATCTTTCTGGACCAAAACGTCCACAAGATTTGATTGCATTATCTGATATGAAAAAAGAATTTAATAAAGCGATTACTGCTCCAGAAGGTAATCAAGGCTTCGGCATGGAAAAATCTGAGTTCGACAAAGAAGTTACTGTAAATCATCCAAATGGTAAAGAATCTGTAATGAAAACAGGAGCACTTGCTATTGCTGCGATTACTTCTTGTACAAATACTTCTAATCCTTATGTAATGTTAGGTGCGGGATTAGTTGCGAAAAAAGCCGTAGAAAAAGGTCTAGAAGTGCCGGAATATGTAAAAACTTCGTTGGCGCCTGGTTCGAAAGTCGTTACGCGCTATCTTGAAGATGCTGGATTACAAAACTACCTAGACCAACTAGGATTTAACTTAGTAGGTTACGGTTGTACAACTTGTATCGGTAATTCTGGTCCATTACGAGAAGAAATTGAGCAAGCTATTATGGATAGTGATTTAATTGCTTCTTCTGTACTATCTGGTAACCGTAACTTTGAGGGGCGTATTCACCCACTTGTAAAAGCAAACTATTTAGCATCACCACCATTAGTGGTTGCATATGCTCTTGCTGGAACAGTGGATATCGATTTATCGAAAGAACCTCTTGCAAAAGACAAAGATGGTAATGATGTCTACATGAATGATATCTGGCCAACGTTAACTGAAATTAAAGAAGAGGTCCAAAAAGTAGTTACGCCAGAAATTTTCCGTAAAGAATATGAAGATGTATTCACTTCTAACGATAAGTGGAATGAGATTGATACAACGGATGAACCATTATTCGAATGGGATGATGATTCTACGTATATTCAAAATCCTCCATTCTTTGAAGGATTATCTGCGGAAGCTGGTAAAGTGGAGGCTTTAAATAATTTACGTGCTGTTGGATTATTTGGAGATTCTGTAACAACTGACCATATTTCTCCTGCTGGTGCAATTGCAAAAGATATGCCTGCAGGTAAGTTCTTGCAAGATAAAGGTGTATCTCCAAGAAACTTTAACTCCTATGGTTCTCGTCGTGGTAACCATGAGATTATGATGAGAGGTACATTTGCAAATATCCGTATTCGTAACCTTTTAGCTCCTGGTACAGAAGGTGGTTATACTACTTACTGGCCAACTGGAGAGATTATGCCAATTTATGATGCTGCGATGAAGTATCAAGAAGATGGTACAGGACTTGTAGTAATTGGTGGAAAAGACTACGGTATGGGATCATCTCGTGACTGGGCAGCAAAAGGTACAAATCTATTAGGTATTAAAACGGTTATAGCGGAAAGTTTCGAACGTATTCACCGTTCAAATCTAGTAATGATGGGCGTACTACCATTACAATTTGATAAAGGTGATAGTGCGAAGAAATTAGGTCTAACTGGTAAAGAATCATTTGATGTACAAATCGATGAGTCCGTAAAACCAGGTGATCTTGTGGAAGTAACTGCGACAGATGAAGATGGAAAAGTAACGAAATTTAACGCAGTTGCTCGTTTCGATAGTGACGTAGAAATTGATTACTACCGTCACGGTGGTATCTTAAGAATGGTACTTCGTGATAAAGTTCAAGTATAA
- a CDS encoding CoA-binding protein → MAWQNPSNEKLSNILQTAETIAVVGLSNNQDKTAYQISQRMQQLGYKIIPINPTVDEVLGEKAYPTLAEVPEKIDIINVFRRPEHLPDVAKDAVNTDCRMFWSQQGIVNEDAYHFLKDHGFEVVMDLCIKVVHSVLVK, encoded by the coding sequence ATGGCTTGGCAAAATCCATCCAATGAAAAATTAAGCAATATTTTACAGACTGCAGAAACGATTGCGGTAGTAGGGTTGTCCAATAATCAAGATAAGACAGCATATCAAATTTCACAGCGAATGCAACAACTAGGGTATAAAATTATTCCAATAAACCCAACTGTTGATGAAGTGTTAGGCGAAAAAGCTTATCCGACTTTAGCTGAAGTTCCAGAGAAAATTGATATTATTAATGTCTTTCGGAGACCGGAACATTTGCCAGATGTAGCTAAGGATGCGGTAAACACAGACTGTCGGATGTTTTGGTCACAACAAGGAATCGTAAATGAAGATGCTTATCATTTTCTGAAAGATCATGGATTCGAGGTTGTGATGGATCTTTGTATAAAGGTTGTCCATTCTGTTTTGGTTAAGTAA
- the yidD gene encoding membrane protein insertion efficiency factor YidD — protein sequence MKFIFIGLIKFYRSAISPFTPSSCRFYPTCSEYGLEAIKRFGAFKGGILTIKRISKCHPFHPGGVDVVPDKVKNINNEKHLEKGVIRNED from the coding sequence ATGAAATTTATTTTTATCGGACTAATAAAATTTTATCGAAGCGCTATTAGCCCCTTCACTCCTTCTAGTTGTCGTTTTTATCCAACTTGTTCTGAGTATGGATTAGAAGCAATTAAACGTTTTGGTGCGTTCAAAGGTGGTATATTAACTATAAAAAGAATTAGCAAATGCCATCCTTTTCACCCTGGTGGCGTAGATGTTGTTCCAGATAAAGTAAAAAATATCAACAATGAAAAACATCTAGAAAAAGGAGTTATTCGAAATGAAGATTAA
- a CDS encoding HesB/YadR/YfhF family protein, giving the protein MKINVTEEAASWYKEELNLTKESSLRFFVRYGGVGGRISGFSLGVKEESPIHAHASTTVDDIQFFVEETDAWYFEDSDLSVSFDTKHGEPKIEYSEA; this is encoded by the coding sequence ATGAAGATTAATGTAACGGAAGAAGCAGCAAGTTGGTACAAAGAAGAATTAAATTTAACAAAAGAGTCCTCCTTGCGATTTTTTGTTAGGTACGGGGGTGTCGGCGGACGAATTTCTGGTTTCTCATTAGGTGTTAAAGAAGAATCTCCTATCCATGCACATGCATCTACAACAGTGGATGATATTCAATTCTTTGTTGAAGAAACGGATGCATGGTATTTTGAAGATAGTGATCTATCCGTTTCCTTTGATACTAAACACGGAGAACCGAAAATAGAGTATTCAGAAGCCTAA
- the plsY gene encoding glycerol-3-phosphate 1-O-acyltransferase PlsY gives MDYVIFGLVAYLLGSIPSALIVGKVGYNIDIREHGSGNLGATNTFRILGTKAGSIVTLADILKGTLATVLPQLFDANVYVLAIGLLAVVGHMYPIFAKFRGGKAVATSGGMILGMYPLLFVIMVTTFLLTLYISKYVSLSSIITGLVSLLITIFYQDLGLSIVVFLLSAIVCYRHRENIKRIKNGTEPKISWM, from the coding sequence ATGGATTATGTTATCTTTGGACTAGTTGCATATTTATTAGGCTCTATTCCATCCGCATTAATTGTTGGAAAAGTGGGCTATAACATAGATATTCGCGAACATGGAAGTGGCAATTTAGGTGCAACGAATACCTTCCGAATTTTAGGGACAAAGGCCGGGTCAATTGTTACATTGGCAGACATATTAAAAGGTACCCTTGCAACAGTTTTGCCACAACTATTTGATGCCAATGTATATGTATTAGCAATTGGTCTATTAGCGGTAGTTGGGCATATGTATCCTATCTTTGCCAAATTTAGAGGTGGTAAAGCCGTAGCTACTTCTGGAGGAATGATTCTTGGAATGTATCCTTTATTATTTGTAATTATGGTCACTACATTTTTACTAACCTTATATATATCGAAGTATGTATCACTTTCTTCTATTATCACAGGACTAGTGTCTCTACTTATTACTATCTTTTACCAGGATTTAGGACTTTCTATCGTAGTATTCCTATTATCAGCTATCGTCTGTTACCGACATCGAGAAAATATTAAGCGAATTAAGAACGGTACGGAGCCTAAAATTAGCTGGATGTAA
- a CDS encoding ABC transporter ATP-binding protein, whose amino-acid sequence MITFKDIKKTYPDGTTAVRNFNLEIKQGELVTLIGPSGCGKTTTMKMINRLIDPTEGYIYINDKPVSDYSIHELRWNIGYVLQQIALFPHMTVRENVAIVPELRKWKSKDIDERIDELLAMVGMEPSTFRDRYPSELSGGQQQRIGVIRALAADPEIILMDEPFSALDPISREQLQEDILKLQKEIKKTIVFVTHDIDEAIKLADRICLMKDGEIVQVGTPQQLMNSHEDSFVQEFMGDYQSPWKINVKELVSQDSKYRMISAPTNDYSEVLGFKALINEDSIFQGIIQNGMVLEETITIPENATIEEASALMQSQDQTRFPVLDENEKLIGTIGTQEIVHYFYEQDKGRGGIPS is encoded by the coding sequence ATGATTACTTTTAAAGATATAAAGAAAACATATCCAGATGGAACAACTGCTGTACGTAATTTTAATTTAGAGATTAAACAAGGGGAACTTGTTACTTTAATTGGACCAAGTGGTTGCGGTAAAACAACTACCATGAAAATGATTAATCGACTAATCGATCCTACGGAAGGTTACATATACATAAATGATAAGCCAGTGTCGGATTATTCAATTCATGAACTACGTTGGAATATTGGCTATGTATTACAACAAATTGCATTATTCCCACATATGACAGTTCGAGAAAATGTAGCCATAGTACCGGAATTAAGAAAATGGAAAAGTAAGGATATTGATGAACGAATTGATGAATTATTAGCAATGGTAGGTATGGAACCTTCCACATTCAGAGATAGGTATCCAAGTGAACTGTCTGGCGGACAACAACAACGTATTGGTGTTATCAGAGCGCTTGCTGCCGATCCAGAGATTATTCTGATGGACGAGCCATTTAGTGCCCTAGATCCAATTAGTAGAGAACAGTTACAAGAGGATATACTAAAATTACAAAAAGAAATCAAAAAAACGATTGTTTTTGTTACGCATGATATAGATGAAGCTATAAAACTTGCGGATCGTATTTGTTTAATGAAGGACGGAGAAATTGTTCAAGTTGGCACTCCGCAACAATTGATGAATTCACATGAAGATTCGTTTGTTCAGGAATTTATGGGAGATTATCAGTCTCCATGGAAAATAAATGTAAAAGAACTTGTGTCACAAGACTCTAAATACAGAATGATATCCGCTCCAACAAACGACTACTCTGAAGTGTTGGGTTTTAAAGCCCTGATAAATGAAGATTCTATTTTTCAAGGTATTATCCAAAATGGAATGGTACTAGAGGAAACGATTACCATTCCAGAAAATGCGACGATAGAAGAAGCATCTGCATTAATGCAAAGTCAAGATCAAACGAGATTTCCTGTACTTGATGAGAATGAAAAACTAATCGGCACTATTGGTACTCAAGAGATTGTTCACTATTTTTATGAACAAGATAAAGGTCGGGGAGGAATTCCATCATGA
- a CDS encoding ABC transporter permease/substrate-binding protein codes for MNAFIEVFQNRQDMFYQAVWQHLQISLLSLAIAIILAVPIGIILTRYKRLAEPIIGVSAILQTIPSLAVLAFLIPFYGIGTTPAIIALVLYGLLPILRNTYTGIVEVDPALREAARGMGMNTVKRLLKVELPLAMPVIMAGIRTSMVLIVGTTTIAALIGAGGLGDLILLGLDRGGDIPLVLLGAIPAALLAIILDVILRLFEKLSKKYGIQAFLVMLAGVLIISVAPFILQQEREPDIVIGGKLGAEPEILMNMYKLLIEEETNLQVGLEPNLGKTPMVFNALQEGSIDIYPEFTGTVIVSLLDEQAESNDSQAVYEQARDSIKEEFNLELLEPMEFNNTYAVAVTQELAEQYDLQTIGDLEAYQDNLTAGFTLEFNDRYDGYVGMQEVYDINFSDVKTMDPGLRQGAIESGEVDVIDAYATDSYMVELELVTLEDPENLFPPYQGAPLMREDTLEQYPELEAILNQLSGKITDQEMREMNYLVDYEDAAAEAVARDYLVKEGLLSE; via the coding sequence ATGAATGCGTTTATTGAGGTATTCCAGAATCGACAAGATATGTTTTATCAAGCTGTTTGGCAACATTTACAAATATCCTTATTGTCTTTAGCAATTGCAATTATACTTGCGGTTCCTATAGGAATTATATTAACCAGATATAAACGGTTAGCAGAACCAATTATTGGTGTGTCTGCGATTTTACAAACTATTCCGAGCCTTGCTGTATTAGCGTTTTTAATTCCTTTTTACGGTATTGGTACTACCCCAGCAATTATAGCATTAGTACTTTACGGTCTATTACCGATATTAAGAAATACGTACACGGGAATTGTTGAAGTCGACCCTGCACTACGTGAGGCTGCTAGAGGAATGGGAATGAATACAGTAAAGCGCCTGCTGAAGGTCGAACTACCATTAGCAATGCCAGTAATAATGGCAGGAATACGAACGTCAATGGTATTAATTGTTGGTACAACGACCATTGCAGCTTTAATAGGTGCTGGAGGACTTGGAGATTTAATTTTACTAGGGCTTGATCGAGGTGGAGATATTCCGTTAGTACTATTAGGAGCAATCCCTGCAGCCTTATTAGCAATTATTTTGGATGTCATATTGCGATTGTTTGAGAAACTATCAAAGAAATACGGAATACAGGCATTTTTGGTTATGCTTGCAGGAGTATTAATTATTTCAGTAGCTCCTTTCATCCTACAACAAGAAAGAGAACCTGATATAGTAATAGGCGGAAAGTTAGGTGCGGAGCCGGAAATTCTGATGAATATGTATAAATTACTAATAGAAGAAGAGACAAACCTTCAAGTTGGATTAGAACCGAACTTAGGGAAGACTCCGATGGTATTTAATGCCTTACAAGAGGGTAGTATTGATATATATCCTGAATTTACAGGAACAGTAATTGTTTCTCTATTAGATGAACAAGCGGAATCGAATGATTCCCAAGCAGTATATGAACAAGCAAGAGATAGTATAAAGGAAGAATTCAACCTAGAATTACTAGAACCAATGGAATTTAATAATACGTATGCAGTTGCAGTTACTCAGGAATTAGCTGAACAGTATGATTTACAAACGATTGGCGACTTAGAAGCATATCAAGATAATTTGACAGCAGGCTTTACACTGGAGTTTAATGATCGATATGATGGATATGTAGGTATGCAAGAAGTATACGATATTAACTTCTCTGATGTTAAAACAATGGACCCAGGTTTAAGACAAGGTGCAATAGAAAGTGGAGAAGTAGATGTGATAGATGCTTATGCTACCGATAGTTATATGGTAGAATTAGAATTAGTTACACTAGAAGATCCCGAGAATCTATTTCCGCCGTATCAAGGTGCGCCGCTGATGAGAGAGGATACATTGGAACAATATCCAGAATTAGAAGCTATCTTAAATCAACTAAGTGGAAAAATCACTGATCAAGAGATGAGAGAAATGAATTATTTAGTTGATTACGAAGATGCTGCGGCAGAAGCTGTAGCGAGAGATTATCTAGTAAAAGAAGGCTTATTATCTGAATAG
- the folE2 gene encoding GTP cyclohydrolase FolE2, translating into MQQMKSMPKKQLPPKEERHKLFGSVPPKERTKPIEKNKMADLQNTKRDFLFKLDAVGISNVKYPVIIHSDLAPKEQTSIGTFEFSSSIPTMSKGTNMSRFMELLQEYSSSGMNVSISELKRFTKELSGKLEQKDATIEVSFPWFFERKGPESQSAGMNHADAKLSVTYDSNSGFSIDVSLSAWITTLCPCSKEISEYSAHNQRGNVTLEATLVEDFDEAKIDWKLALLEAAESNASARLHPVLKRTDEKMVTEQAYENPRFVEDMVRLIAADLYEMPFVSKFHVSCRNEESIHMHDAIASITYDKSSE; encoded by the coding sequence ATGCAACAAATGAAATCAATGCCGAAAAAACAACTTCCGCCTAAGGAAGAACGACATAAATTATTCGGTTCTGTGCCACCAAAAGAAAGAACGAAACCAATTGAAAAAAATAAAATGGCAGATCTACAAAATACCAAAAGAGACTTTTTATTTAAATTAGATGCAGTTGGAATTTCAAATGTTAAATATCCTGTTATTATTCACAGTGATTTAGCACCAAAAGAACAAACAAGTATTGGTACATTTGAATTTTCATCTAGTATTCCTACAATGTCCAAGGGTACGAATATGAGTCGTTTCATGGAGTTACTTCAAGAATATAGTTCTAGTGGGATGAATGTTTCTATATCAGAATTAAAACGATTCACAAAAGAGCTTTCTGGGAAATTAGAACAGAAAGACGCAACTATAGAAGTTAGCTTCCCATGGTTTTTTGAACGTAAAGGTCCAGAATCCCAATCCGCTGGTATGAATCACGCAGATGCAAAATTATCCGTGACCTATGATAGTAATTCTGGATTCAGTATAGACGTTTCTTTATCAGCTTGGATTACAACATTATGTCCATGTTCAAAGGAAATTAGTGAATATAGCGCGCATAACCAAAGAGGTAATGTTACGCTAGAAGCTACTTTAGTAGAAGATTTTGACGAAGCTAAAATTGATTGGAAATTGGCATTATTAGAAGCTGCAGAAAGTAATGCAAGTGCAAGACTCCATCCTGTGCTTAAAAGGACCGATGAAAAAATGGTAACAGAACAAGCATATGAAAATCCACGTTTTGTTGAAGATATGGTTCGTCTCATTGCAGCAGATTTATATGAAATGCCATTTGTGAGTAAATTTCACGTTTCTTGTCGTAACGAAGAATCCATTCATATGCATGACGCAATTGCATCAATAACATACGATAAAAGCTCCGAATAA